The window GTCGCCACGATCCGCATCGCGCCGGTCGAATCCATGAGGAGGTTGCGAGGGCTGGCCCAGGGCAGAACGATCACACACAGGCTCTCATCCACAATGGCCTTCGGTACGCCCTTTTCCGTCGCCACGAGCTGGCGGGTGGTGCGTAGCGTGCGGTTGATGGTCTCAGTCCAGTCGTCCGCGAACGCGCTGCAGGTGAACGCCAGCAGGCAGGCGCAGAGAATCCTCATCGCGGACCTCCTTGGCACGCTGGGAAGGGCACAGATGGTACCACAGCGCTCCGGCTGACACGCCGCCGCGCCTTCTGCGACAATCATCCTCTTGTCTCCGCAAAAGAAGCTGCGCGTAGCCGTGGTCGGCGTGGGCGCCTTCGGGCGCAACCACGCGCGCGTCTACCATGAGCTCGCGCAGCAGGCCGACGCCAACGTCGAGCTCGCCGGCGTCGTCGATGCCGACTTCGCCCGCGCCCGGGAGCTGGCGCAGCAGTTCGGTACGAAGGCCTTCGGCTCCGTCGCCGACCTCAAGGGCGCGGTCGACGCCGCCACCGTCGCCGTCCCCACCGTCGCGCACCTCGAGGTCGCGACCCAGCTCATGCGCGACGGCATCGACGTCCTCATCGAGAAGCCCATCGCCCCCTCGCTCCCCGAAGCCGACGAGCTCATCAAGCTCGCGCGCCAGCACCAGCGCATCGCGCAGGCCGGCCACCTCGAGCGCTTCAACCCCGCCGTCCGCGCCACCGCCCGCCTCATCACCAAGCCCATGTTCTTCGAGGTCCACCGGCTCTCGGTCTTCACCCCGCGCGCCCTCGACGTCGACGTCGTCCTCGACCTCATGATCCACGACCTCGACATCGTCCTCTCCTTCGTCGACTCGCCCGTCAAGGAAGTGCGCGCCGTCGGCCTGCCCATCCTCTCCGACAAGGTGGACATCGCCAACGTCCGCATGGAGTTCGATTCCGGCTGCGTCGCCAACTTCACCGCCAGCCGCGTCTCCACCGAGCGCATCCGCAAGCTGCGCTTCTTCCAGCCGCACCAGTACGTCTCGCTCGACTACACCCGGCAGGACGTCGTCGTCTTCACCGTCGCCGACGGCACGCCCTCGCCCTCCGCTCCCGGACTCGCCGAGCTCGACGCCGCGCACCCGTCCGGCCCCGAGATCCGCCCCTTCAAGCCCGAGATCGCGCACGAAGAGCCGCTGCACGCCGAGCTACGCGCCTTCCTCCACGCCGTTCGCACGCGCACCGAGCCGGTCGTCTCGCTCGGCGACGGCCGTCGCGCCCTCGCCCTCGCCCTCGACATCCTCGGCGCCATCCGCGACCACTCCCGCCGCGTCGGACTCTAGTACCGGGTACTGAGTACCGAGTACCGAGTCCCCTTAGAAGGAGCCCCTCACCCGCCCGCCGCGTCTAACAATGAGAGAATGGAGATAGCACTCCCTCACAGGCAGGCCACTGTGGACTGTGGACTGTGCACTGTGGACTGCCCCATGGCCACCGCTCACATCCCGCGCCGGCAGCCTCCGGAAGGCGCCCGCCCCACGCCGCGCCCCGCCGTCGAGCCCGACGTCCCGCGCTTCGAGCAATTCGATAGCGTGTGGACCTGGGAGCGGCTGGTCGCGCTCGGCAGCCTGTCCGTGCTCGCGCACCTCCTGTTCGCGCTCGGCGTCGTGGCGCTGGTCGTCGCGCTGCCGAGGAACAGCCCCATCGTCCTCACGGCGAAGGAATTCATCGCCGACCACGGCGTCTACGTGAACCTCGCGCCCGACCAGCAGAAGGTCGTGGAGCGGCCGCAGACCAATGTCGTCAGCGACAAGGATCGCGTGAAGGCCGCGCGCGTGCCGCGCCCCGACCGCAAGACGCTCAACCAGCTGGCGGACAACCTGCGGCCCGGACCTCCCGCGCCCCCGGCCGGCGGCCCGCAGTCGCCGCCGGCGGCGCCCGCCGCGCAGCCCCAGGGACAGCTCGCTCCCGGCGGCGGCTTCCCGCAACCCGCCGGCGATGCCTCCGCCGCGTTGCATGCTCCGAACGCCGGCGCCGGCAAGCCGTCCATCTTCAACACGCCCTCGACTGCCGGCTCCAGCATCGCGGAGGCCGCGCGCGCCGCTTCCTCGCAGCGCGGCGGCACCGTCGTCGGCGGGGAATACGGCAGCGGCCCCGGCGTCGCCTTCACCAAGCACCGCGACCAGTTCGAGATCCTTACCGACACCCTGGGCGTCGACTTCGCGCCCTACATGAAGCGCATGAAGATCC of the Terriglobales bacterium genome contains:
- a CDS encoding Gfo/Idh/MocA family oxidoreductase, with product MSPQKKLRVAVVGVGAFGRNHARVYHELAQQADANVELAGVVDADFARARELAQQFGTKAFGSVADLKGAVDAATVAVPTVAHLEVATQLMRDGIDVLIEKPIAPSLPEADELIKLARQHQRIAQAGHLERFNPAVRATARLITKPMFFEVHRLSVFTPRALDVDVVLDLMIHDLDIVLSFVDSPVKEVRAVGLPILSDKVDIANVRMEFDSGCVANFTASRVSTERIRKLRFFQPHQYVSLDYTRQDVVVFTVADGTPSPSAPGLAELDAAHPSGPEIRPFKPEIAHEEPLHAELRAFLHAVRTRTEPVVSLGDGRRALALALDILGAIRDHSRRVGL
- a CDS encoding TonB family protein is translated as MATAHIPRRQPPEGARPTPRPAVEPDVPRFEQFDSVWTWERLVALGSLSVLAHLLFALGVVALVVALPRNSPIVLTAKEFIADHGVYVNLAPDQQKVVERPQTNVVSDKDRVKAARVPRPDRKTLNQLADNLRPGPPAPPAGGPQSPPAAPAAQPQGQLAPGGGFPQPAGDASAALHAPNAGAGKPSIFNTPSTAGSSIAEAARAASSQRGGTVVGGEYGSGPGVAFTKHRDQFEILTDTLGVDFAPYMKRMKIQVQNNWYNIMPESAMPPWSKKGVVVVEFSILKDGRVTGVRLISSSGDVALDRAAYGAITASNILPALPADFRADYVTVRASFYYNPDRNQLR